A region of Sugiyamaella lignohabitans strain CBS 10342 chromosome A, complete sequence DNA encodes the following proteins:
- the RHO3 gene encoding Rho family GTPase RHO3 (Non-essential small GTPase of the Rho/Rac family of Ras-like proteins; involved in the establishment of cell polarity; GTPase activity positively regulated by the GTPase activating protein (GAP) Rgd1p; GO_component: GO:0005933 - cellular bud [Evidence IDA] [PMID 10207081]; GO_component: GO:0005829 - cytosol [Evidence IDA] [PMID 10207081]; GO_component: GO:0005622 - intracellular [Evidence IEA]; GO_component: GO:0016020 - membrane [Evidence IEA]; GO_component: GO:0005886 - plasma membrane [Evidence IEA,IEA]; GO_component: GO:0005886 - plasma membrane [Evidence IDA] [PMID 16622836]; GO_function: GO:0005525 - GTP binding [Evidence IEA,IEA]; GO_function: GO:0005525 - GTP binding [Evidence IDA] [PMID 10207081]; GO_function: GO:0003924 - GTPase activity [Evidence IDA] [PMID 10526184]; GO_function: GO:0000166 - nucleotide binding [Evidence IEA]; GO_process: GO:0030950 - establishment or maintenance of actin cytoskeleton polarity [Evidence IMP] [PMID 10588647]; GO_process: GO:0030950 - establishment or maintenance of actin cytoskeleton polarity [Evidence IMP] [PMID 8852836]; GO_process: GO:0045921 - positive regulation of exocytosis [Evidence IMP] [PMID 10588647]; GO_process: GO:0045921 - positive regulation of exocytosis [Evidence IGI,IPI] [PMID 19955214]; GO_process: GO:0045921 - positive regulation of exocytosis [Evidence IGI] [PMID 8852836]; GO_process: GO:0090338 - positive regulation of formin-nucleated actin cable assembly [Evidence IGI,IMP] [PMID 12810699]; GO_process: GO:0007264 - small GTPase mediated signal transduction [Evidence IEA]), whose translation MPLCGGASKPIARKIVILGDGACGKTSLLNVFTRGYFPQVYEPTVFENYVHDIFVDGQAMQLSLWDTAGQEEFDRLRSLSYSDTHTIMLCFSVDSRDSLENAQTKWVSEIVDHCEGVKLVLVALKCDLRNTEESAEANGGAAGGDDPRKRMITYDEGLAVAKQVGALRYLECSAKRNRGVNEAFTEAARCALSAKAKGTHEEEKSSKCVIS comes from the coding sequence ATGCCTCTTTGTGGTGGAGCGTCCAAACCCATAGCCCGTAAAATCGTCATTCTCGGCGATGGTGCGTGTGGTAAGACGTCGTTGTTGAACGTATTCACACGAGGATACTTTCCTCAAGTGTATGAACCAACAGTTTTTGAGAACTATGTTCACGATATTTTTGTCGACGGTCAGGCCATGCAACTGTCGCTGTGGGATACTGCTGGTCAGGAAGAGTTTGACAGACTACGGTCTCTCAGTTACTCAGACACCCATACAATCATGCTCTGTTTCTCAGTAGACTCGAGAGACTCGCTGGAAAACGCCCAAACCAAGTGGGTTTCAGAAATTGTCGACCATTGTGAGGGAGTcaagctggtgctggtagcACTCAAGTGCGACCTGCGAAACACTGAAGAGTCTGCCGAGGCTaatggtggtgctgctggcggcGACGACCCCAGAAAACGCATGATCACCTACGACGAGGGACTGGCAGTGGCTAAACAGGTCGGCGCACTCCGTTACCTCGAGTGTTCGGCCAAACGCAACCGCGGCGTCAACGAAGCGTTCACCGAGGCTGCCCGATGCGCTCTCAGTGCCAAAGCCAAGGGAACtcatgaagaagagaagtcCAGCAAATGTGTCATTTCATAG
- the HLJ1 gene encoding Chaperone protein dnaJ, translating to MRASRWWLDRDRAGYSGNSGVGGTHYEVLGVARTATDRQIKKRFFELSKKYHPDKTRTLQEEDKVHSNRKFQKIKEAYDTLSNKALRTSYDHSLGSGSAGSSGSNPYYNTGPGDARRPSSGQTHVRRRKVYNYDRPYANPQDPNSGRTSSSSSSSSHPDHPLNPGFHRTGSNHDVPHFDFDKHFKQQQGYEQHRLKRVQERAAEIHSHHTRLEHFDPRRSTKLSLSAIGTLSAVAGAVALFAYFH from the coding sequence atgagggcgagcaggtggtggttggACCGGGATCGGGCCGGGTATAGCGGGAATAGCGGGGTTGGAGGTACTCATTATGAAGTGCTGGGAGTGGCCCGGACAGCCACGGACAGACAGATTAAGAAACGGTTTTTCGAGTTGTCGAAAAAGTATCATCCCGACAAGACTCGGACTCTACAGGAAGAAGACAAAGTGCATAGCAACCGCAAGTTTCAGAAGATCAAAGAAGCTTATGATACTTTGTCGAATAAGGCATTGCGTACCAGTTACGACCATTCTCTTGGATCCGGGTCAGCAGGCTCGTCAGGGTCTAATCCATATTATAATACAGGACCTGGCGACGCAAGAAGACCCTCATCAGGCCAAACTCATGTCCGGCGACGCAAAGTGTATAATTACGACCGGCCATACGCCAACCCCCAAGATCCTAATTCCGGCCGGACctcgtcctcgtcatcctcgtcgtcaCACCCGGACCACCCACTAAACCCGGGCTTCCACCGGACCGGATCAAACCACGACGTACCGCATTTCGACTTCGACAAGCATTTCAAACAACAGCAGGGCTACGAACAGCACCGGCTCAAACGAGTCCAGGAACGGGCCGCGGAAATCCACTCTCACCACACCCGCCTCGAACACTTCGACCCGCGTCGGTCCACCAAACTGTCTCTCTCCGCTATCGGCACGCTCTCAGCAGTCGCTGGCGCTGTGGCCCTCTTTGCATATTTCCACTAA
- the POR1 gene encoding porin POR1, with product MSVPAFTDIAKPANDLLSRDFYHLANANLEIKTKAPNGVNFTVKGKSNQKDGSIAGTLESKYTDKATGLTLTQGWTTANVLDTKIELDEAFTPGLKGELVTSFLPASGAKNARLGIYFRQPAFHARAFFDLLKGPTFTGDATIGHDGFLAGAEIGYDILDGKITKYSAATGYTAPLYTAAVTATNNLSVFSASYYHRVNAFTEAGAKATWDSKAGSNVGLEVGAKHKLDESAFAKAKINSQGIAALSYSQSLKPGVTLGLGLSIDTQRLNESAHKLGVSFTFAA from the coding sequence atGTCTGTTCCTGCTTTCACCGATATCGCCAAGCCCGCCAACGACCTTTTGTCGAGAGACTTCTACCACTTGGCCAATGCCAATTTGGAGATCAAGACTAAGGCTCCTAACGGCGTCAACTTCACAGTCAAGGGTAAATCCAACCAAAAGGACGGATCTATTGCTGGTACTTTGGAGTCCAAGTACACTGACAAGGCCACTGGTTTGACCTTGACTCAAGGCTGGACCACTGCCAATGTTCTTGACACCAAGATCGAGCTCGACGAGGCTTTCACTCCCGGTCTTAAGGGAGAGCTTGTCACTTCTTTCTTGcctgcttctggtgccaaGAACGCTCGTTTGGGTATCTACTTCCGTCAACCTGCTTTCCACGCTCGTGCCTTTTTCGATTTGTTGAAGGGACCTACCTTCACTGGTGATGCTACTATTGGCCACGACGGATTCCTTGCTGGAGCCGAGATCGGTTACGATATCCTTGACGGTAAGATTACTAAGTActctgctgccactggATACACTGCTCCTTTGTACACTGCTGCCGTTACTGCCACCAACAACTTGAGCGTTTTCTCTGCCTCGTACTACCACCGTGTCAACGCCTTCACCGAGGCCGGAGCCAAGGCCACCTGGGACTCTAAGGCCGGATCCAACGTCGGACTCGAAGTCGGTGCCAAGCACAAGCTCGACGAGTCGGCTTTCGCCAAGGCCAAGATCAACTCGCAAGGAATTGCCGCTCTCTCGTACTCGCAATCCCTCAAGCCCGGCGTCACCCTCGGCCTCGGTCTGTCCATCGACACCCAGCGTCTCAACGAGTCTGCTCACAAGCTCGGTGTCTCTTTCACCTTCGCCGCCTAA